From the genome of Gracilinanus agilis isolate LMUSP501 chromosome 2, AgileGrace, whole genome shotgun sequence, one region includes:
- the LOC123236159 gene encoding 40S ribosomal protein S24-like yields the protein MNDTVTIRTRKFMTNRLLQRKQMVIDVLHPGKATVPKTEIREKLAKMYKTTPDVIFVFGFRTHFGGGKTTGFGMIYDSLDYAKKNEPKHRLARHGLYEKKKTSRKQRKERKNRMKKVKGTAKANVGAGKKKE from the coding sequence ATGAATGACACTGTAACCATCAGAACCAGGAAGTTCATGACAAACAGACTTCTGCAACGTAAACAGATGGTCATAGATGTTCTTCATCCTGGAAAGGCTACAGTACCTAAGACTGAAATTAGAGAAAAACTGGCCAAGATGTACAAAACAACTCCAGATGTCATTTTCGTCTTTGGATTCAGAACCcattttggtggtggcaaaacaACAGGCTTTGGCATGATTTATGATTCCCTTGACtatgcaaagaaaaatgaaccAAAGCACAGACTTGCAAGGCATGGCCTgtatgagaagaaaaagacatcaaGAAAGCAGCGAAAGGAACGAAAAAACAGAATGAAGAAAGTCAAGGGTACTGCAAAGGCAAACGTCGGTGCTggcaaaaagaaggaataa